The region AGACAGCACGAGAGTGTTTGGCTCCTGCAGGGCCGTTTTGGGGTTGCCAGCCAGGAGTTTGTAGTCAAATAGCTGAAAATAGTTACTGTCTACCCAGAAAACATGTTCAATGGCTATCGCCTTCTCGTCCAGCCGGAGTACCTGTTTGTTTCTGTTGATCATGCGCACCGCAGCCTCCACTTCCGGGAAGTCGGCAGCCAGCGTTGGAGCGAGCGCACCATGCGTGATGGAAGCTTTCTCCACCTCGTCTTCTACTATCAGGTCGTTCACCACCCGGTATATCCGGTCATGCTTTGAGAAAGCTTTGTCATAGCTCAGCTCGTGCTGCACATACAGGTAGATCAGGATGCAGGATGCAATGCCGATGGCCAGGCCAATGATGTTGATCGCGGCATACACTTTATTGCGGGCCATGTTCCGGAAGAAAATAAGCAGATAATTGCTAAGCATGATGTTCTGATTTAAGTGAATACCTCTAGTCCAGGTATGCTGCTATTTCTCGTTCATTACAGTGATGCTGCCAAGGCCACCTGTCGCCTTTATCGTGAGCGTGTGCTTTGATTTTCCCAGGGCCGCATTGCGGTAGTATGTGCCTTCTTTGGTTAGCCCGTCCAGCTCCTGGCTTCCCAGCCCAGCCGTCTCCAGCCGTACGCCTGTATTCTTGGGTAGCTTGATGTTAATATCGCCTATGCCGCCGGCTACATCCACGGTAAGGTCATGGCTCCAATCCCCCGTCAGGTCAAGGGTTAGCTCCCCTACGCCAGCCTTTATATCGGCCTGCCTTAGGTCGCTCTTGCTCAGTTTTACATTCAGCTCCGCAGCGCCAGCTTCTATCTGTAGCTTCTGCACCTTGCTGTTAGTTAAGTTTATATCTGACTTGCCGGCTCCGAATTGTAGATGGAGCGCAAGCGGGGTGGTTCTGCTCAGGTTAACTACCCAGTCGTTCTGGCCGCTGTCTTCGTTATTCCTCAGGCTTTCTTGCTTAAGGGTAATGCTGGCGGTGCCGTTGTTGGTATGCATCTGCATGCTTGGCTTCCAGCTTGGCCGCTCGTACTCCACCTGCGCGCGGAGCAGCTCACTCCCCGAGGCGTTTAGCTTCAAGGTGCCGGCAGGTATCTCCAGCTTTACAGTACCCTTCGATACACCTGTGGCAGATACAGATTTTTCATACTTCTGCTGGGCAAACAGACCGTGCGCTGCAAAAAGAAGGCAAAGGAGCAGGGGTAGCTTTTTCATGGTTTTATGGTAAGGGTTAGAAATCAGAGGTAGATCCGCCTTTACTGCGTGCGAATAGCCTTTACCGGGTCCAGCAGGGCTGCTTTCACGGCCTGGAAACTCACCGTTGCCAGGGCTATGACCAAGGCCA is a window of Pontibacter kalidii DNA encoding:
- a CDS encoding toast rack family protein, producing MKKLPLLLCLLFAAHGLFAQQKYEKSVSATGVSKGTVKLEIPAGTLKLNASGSELLRAQVEYERPSWKPSMQMHTNNGTASITLKQESLRNNEDSGQNDWVVNLSRTTPLALHLQFGAGKSDINLTNSKVQKLQIEAGAAELNVKLSKSDLRQADIKAGVGELTLDLTGDWSHDLTVDVAGGIGDINIKLPKNTGVRLETAGLGSQELDGLTKEGTYYRNAALGKSKHTLTIKATGGLGSITVMNEK